The following proteins are co-located in the Nitrospiraceae bacterium genome:
- the typA gene encoding translational GTPase TypA produces the protein MPNQKRRKDLRNVAIIAHVDHGKTTLVDALLRQTGAHVFKEGEAVIMDSNPLEKERGITIFSKNASLLYKDTRINLVDTPGHADFGSEVERILRMVDGVLLLVDAFDGPMPQTKFVLKKSLELHLKPIVVINKIDRPNARPEEIVNQTFDLFCELNATDEQLDFPIVYASGKEGKSTLDMSDPPVDMKPLLDTIIHRVLPPVADPEQPFQMLVTMLEYDSYIGRVAVGRIVHGMIEVGNQIVAVKRDGTISRGKVTKLLAYQGLTRIETDSAQAGDIISLAGHQDVRVGETLASPQNPTALPTVNVDEPTISMNFSHNTSPLAGKDGGRFLTSRHIRERLAHEAMMNVGIKVEEADGGERFTVSGRGELHLSILIETMRREGFELEVSPPKVIYKEMDGEILEPVELVVIEVDPGYQGAVIEALGARKAEMKDLRISAVGTVRMEFHIASRALLGFRSELLRMTRGSGVMSQIFHEYQPFKGEIPHRSAGVLISHGPGQAVAYGLWGLQDRGEIFLHPGDDIYEGMLVGVNNKGNDLVVNAIREKKLTNIRASGTDEAIHLIPPREMTLEFALEFIEDDELVEVTPKNVRLRKRYLTDNERRSARNLSKKAQ, from the coding sequence ATGCCGAATCAAAAACGCCGAAAAGACCTTCGAAATGTCGCCATCATCGCTCATGTCGATCATGGCAAAACAACGTTAGTGGATGCCCTGCTCAGGCAAACCGGCGCGCATGTATTCAAAGAAGGCGAAGCCGTCATTATGGATTCCAATCCATTGGAAAAAGAGCGTGGCATTACCATTTTTTCGAAAAATGCTTCCCTCCTCTATAAAGATACCCGCATCAATCTCGTCGATACGCCGGGCCATGCCGACTTTGGGAGTGAAGTCGAGCGCATTCTACGCATGGTGGACGGAGTGCTCCTGCTTGTGGATGCCTTTGATGGCCCGATGCCCCAAACCAAGTTCGTCCTGAAAAAATCGCTGGAATTGCATTTGAAACCCATCGTCGTAATTAACAAGATCGATCGCCCCAACGCCCGTCCTGAAGAAATCGTGAATCAAACCTTTGATTTGTTTTGTGAACTGAACGCGACCGACGAACAGTTAGATTTCCCCATTGTGTACGCATCCGGAAAAGAGGGAAAGTCCACGCTGGACATGAGTGATCCCCCCGTTGACATGAAGCCCTTATTGGACACGATCATTCACCGGGTCCTGCCGCCCGTGGCTGATCCGGAACAACCCTTTCAAATGCTCGTGACTATGTTGGAATACGACTCCTACATCGGTCGTGTGGCGGTGGGACGGATTGTCCATGGGATGATTGAAGTCGGCAATCAGATCGTCGCCGTGAAACGGGATGGCACCATTTCCCGCGGAAAGGTCACCAAACTGCTCGCGTATCAGGGACTCACCCGGATCGAAACCGATTCCGCTCAAGCCGGAGATATCATTTCCCTGGCCGGCCATCAGGATGTTCGGGTGGGAGAAACTTTAGCTTCTCCTCAAAACCCGACAGCCTTACCGACCGTCAACGTGGATGAACCCACGATTTCCATGAACTTCTCTCATAATACCAGCCCTTTGGCTGGAAAAGACGGGGGGCGTTTTCTCACGTCGCGACACATTCGTGAGCGCCTGGCTCACGAAGCCATGATGAATGTGGGGATTAAAGTGGAGGAGGCCGACGGTGGCGAGCGATTTACGGTCTCAGGACGCGGCGAACTCCATTTATCCATTTTAATCGAAACCATGCGTCGGGAAGGGTTTGAATTAGAAGTCTCCCCGCCCAAAGTCATTTACAAAGAAATGGACGGCGAAATTCTGGAACCTGTCGAACTTGTGGTCATTGAGGTGGACCCGGGTTATCAGGGTGCGGTCATCGAAGCGCTGGGTGCGCGGAAAGCCGAAATGAAGGACCTGCGTATCAGTGCAGTGGGCACCGTCCGCATGGAATTCCACATTGCGTCGCGTGCCCTTTTGGGATTTCGCAGTGAATTATTGAGGATGACCAGAGGCAGCGGGGTCATGTCCCAGATTTTCCATGAATACCAACCCTTTAAAGGAGAGATTCCTCATCGTTCGGCTGGAGTCCTCATTTCTCATGGTCCTGGACAGGCCGTTGCCTATGGCCTCTGGGGACTTCAAGATCGTGGCGAAATTTTCCTTCATCCTGGAGACGATATTTATGAGGGCATGCTGGTTGGGGTCAACAACAAAGGCAATGACCTGGTGGTGAATGCCATCCGCGAGAAAAAACTCACTAATATTCGAGCCTCTGGAACCGACGAAGCCATTCACCTCATTCCCCCGCGGGAAATGACCCTGGAATTCGCATTGGAATTCATCGAAGATGATGAACTGGTCGAAGTGACTCCTAAGAATGTGCGCTTGCGAAAGCGCTACCTCACCGACAACGAGCGCCGATCCGCCCGTAACCTGTCCAAGAAGGCTCAATAA